From the Leucobacter tenebrionis genome, one window contains:
- a CDS encoding YidC/Oxa1 family membrane protein insertase — protein sequence MSIYEFPPIKILINAAYWIVTSLSEILEPVAGAYSAAVAIIVLTVVIRAILVPVGRSQVKANVMRQRLAPQIAELRRRHQKNPEVLQRKTMELYAAEKASPFAGCLPVLAQTPVLMAVYGLFILPEIDGHPNELLSHTFFGVPLDAGFIGQIGAGTVSWGSAAVFLTIMVLIAVVAQASRRLLAQPQPETASQPQSQQPAGMPDLTGMMRVLSFMPFMTAVIAAFVPLAAGLYLLTTTAWTLGERLILTRIYQPER from the coding sequence ATGAGCATCTACGAGTTCCCGCCCATCAAGATCCTGATCAATGCCGCCTACTGGATCGTGACCTCGCTCAGCGAGATCCTCGAACCGGTGGCCGGCGCGTACAGCGCCGCGGTGGCGATCATCGTGCTCACTGTCGTGATCCGCGCGATCCTCGTCCCGGTCGGCCGATCGCAGGTGAAGGCGAACGTCATGAGACAGCGGCTCGCGCCGCAGATCGCCGAGCTGCGGCGCCGTCACCAGAAGAACCCCGAGGTGCTGCAGCGGAAGACGATGGAGCTCTACGCGGCGGAGAAGGCCTCCCCGTTCGCCGGATGTCTGCCCGTGCTCGCGCAGACGCCGGTGCTCATGGCCGTGTACGGTTTGTTCATCCTGCCGGAGATCGACGGGCACCCGAACGAGCTGCTCTCGCACACGTTCTTCGGTGTTCCGCTCGATGCCGGGTTCATCGGGCAGATCGGTGCGGGGACGGTGTCATGGGGATCGGCGGCGGTCTTCTTGACGATCATGGTGCTTATCGCCGTCGTCGCCCAGGCTTCGCGGCGTCTGCTCGCTCAGCCGCAACCCGAGACGGCGTCGCAGCCGCAGTCCCAGCAGCCCGCAGGCATGCCGGATCTGACGGGCATGATGCGCGTGCTGAGCTTCATGCCGTTCATGACCGCCGTGATCGCGGCGTTCGTTCCGCTCGCTGCGGGGCTGTACCTTCTCACGACGACGGCGTGGACCCTCGGGGAGCGGCTGATCCTGACCCGTATCTACCAGCCTGAGCGCTAA
- a CDS encoding bifunctional alpha,alpha-trehalose-phosphate synthase (UDP-forming)/trehalose-phosphatase: MTEMKDMTGGRELVMVSNRLPVDRVVEKDGSTSWRTSPGGLVTAVAPIVEQLGCLWVGWVGSADEAVEPFEIGSMRLAPVELSEDDIELYYEGFSNGTLWPLYHDVIARPEFHRVWWDRYQKVNQRFAERVAQHAAEGAIVWVHDYQLQLVPAMLRELRPDLTIAFFLHIPFPPSRLFAQLPWRKRVVEGLLGADVIGFQQVTDAVAFRMTAERFTRVPALGNTIVVPGAAGEPSRTVLAQEFPISIDAAAFAEVAARPEIQERAREIRAELGNPKTVMLGVDRLDYTKGIRHRLKAFDELLSDGEIDAEQTVLVQVASPSRERVDAYRQLRDEVELTVGRINGEYGSIGHAPLVYLHRGHTRDEMVALYLAADVLLVTPLRDGMNLVAKEYAACRTDEQGVLVLSEFAGAADELRDALLVNPHDIEGLKAAIVRAAHMPREEQRRRMRSLRRTVYDNDVAHWASGYLGAVRATAEAQRPSPTGHRTEPIQVSTAFVPRSIDDRVRRLAALPRLIVASDFDGTLAPIVPRPEDARILPRARQALEVLRNAPDTYVAVLTGRSLGGLAETGLQSDGWIVSGSHGSELTGLDIGPTGQGGDGPPLGSPLTEEESERLERVGRRFERVLGGEPGVRLERKPFGIAVHTRQVADPEQAEELMAAAVELGLAADMHVREGKQVREFSVRDSNKGSVLRSIRAALPDAPVLFLGDDVTDEDVFTTLSHDDLGIKVGEGDTAAMERVPDPETATAVLALLAELRTGIIIGSE; encoded by the coding sequence ATGACCGAGATGAAGGACATGACGGGCGGGCGCGAACTCGTCATGGTGTCCAACCGGTTGCCGGTTGACCGGGTCGTCGAGAAGGACGGATCCACCTCGTGGCGCACCTCACCGGGAGGACTCGTCACGGCGGTCGCCCCCATCGTGGAGCAGCTCGGCTGCCTCTGGGTGGGGTGGGTCGGTTCTGCAGACGAGGCGGTGGAGCCATTCGAGATCGGATCGATGCGCCTCGCGCCCGTCGAGTTGAGCGAGGACGACATCGAGCTCTACTACGAGGGCTTCTCGAACGGCACGCTCTGGCCGCTCTACCACGACGTGATCGCGCGTCCCGAATTCCACCGCGTGTGGTGGGACCGCTATCAGAAGGTGAACCAGCGCTTCGCGGAGCGCGTCGCGCAGCACGCGGCTGAGGGTGCGATCGTCTGGGTCCATGACTACCAGCTCCAGCTCGTGCCCGCGATGCTGCGCGAGCTGCGCCCCGACCTCACGATCGCCTTCTTCCTGCACATCCCGTTCCCGCCGAGCCGGCTCTTCGCGCAGCTCCCGTGGCGCAAGCGCGTGGTCGAGGGGCTGCTCGGGGCCGACGTGATCGGGTTCCAGCAGGTCACCGACGCCGTGGCGTTCCGCATGACGGCCGAGCGGTTCACCCGCGTGCCCGCGCTCGGCAACACGATCGTCGTGCCCGGCGCCGCCGGTGAGCCGTCGCGCACGGTGCTCGCCCAGGAGTTCCCGATCTCGATCGACGCCGCGGCCTTCGCCGAGGTGGCCGCCCGCCCCGAGATCCAGGAGCGGGCGAGGGAGATCCGCGCCGAACTCGGCAACCCGAAGACGGTCATGCTGGGCGTCGACAGACTCGACTACACGAAGGGGATCAGGCACCGCCTCAAGGCGTTCGACGAGCTGCTCTCGGACGGCGAGATCGACGCCGAGCAGACGGTGCTCGTGCAGGTGGCGAGCCCGAGCCGGGAGCGCGTCGACGCCTATCGGCAGTTGCGCGACGAGGTCGAGCTCACCGTGGGGCGCATCAACGGGGAGTACGGAAGCATCGGGCACGCGCCGCTCGTCTATCTGCATCGCGGGCACACGCGCGACGAGATGGTGGCGCTCTACCTGGCCGCGGACGTGCTGCTGGTCACTCCGCTGCGCGACGGCATGAACCTCGTCGCGAAGGAGTACGCCGCGTGCCGCACCGACGAGCAGGGCGTGCTGGTGCTGAGCGAGTTCGCGGGGGCGGCCGACGAATTGCGGGACGCGCTGCTCGTCAACCCGCACGACATCGAGGGGCTCAAGGCCGCGATCGTGCGTGCGGCCCACATGCCGCGCGAGGAGCAGCGCCGGCGCATGCGCTCGCTGCGCCGAACCGTCTACGACAACGATGTCGCGCACTGGGCGTCCGGCTACCTGGGGGCGGTGCGGGCGACCGCGGAGGCGCAGCGCCCGAGCCCCACCGGGCACCGTACCGAGCCGATCCAGGTGAGCACGGCATTCGTGCCGCGCAGCATCGACGACCGCGTGCGCCGGCTCGCCGCGCTTCCCAGGCTCATCGTGGCGAGCGACTTCGACGGCACGCTCGCACCGATCGTGCCGAGGCCGGAGGACGCCAGGATCCTGCCCAGGGCCCGCCAGGCGCTCGAGGTGCTGCGAAACGCGCCCGACACCTACGTCGCCGTGCTCACGGGGCGCTCGCTGGGCGGACTGGCCGAGACGGGGCTGCAGAGCGACGGCTGGATCGTGTCGGGTTCCCACGGCTCGGAGCTGACCGGGCTCGACATCGGCCCGACAGGGCAGGGCGGCGACGGACCCCCGCTCGGCAGCCCGCTCACCGAGGAAGAGAGCGAAAGGCTCGAGCGCGTCGGGCGGCGGTTCGAGCGCGTGCTCGGCGGCGAGCCCGGGGTGCGGCTCGAGCGCAAGCCGTTCGGGATCGCGGTGCACACGAGGCAGGTCGCCGACCCCGAGCAGGCGGAGGAGCTGATGGCTGCGGCCGTCGAACTGGGCCTTGCCGCCGACATGCACGTGCGCGAGGGCAAGCAGGTGCGGGAGTTCTCCGTGCGCGATTCGAATAAGGGATCGGTGCTGCGCAGCATCCGCGCGGCACTGCCCGACGCGCCCGTGCTGTTCCTCGGGGACGACGTGACCGACGAGGACGTGTTCACGACCCTCAGTCACGACGACCTGGGGATCAAGGTGGGGGAGGGCGACACCGCGGCCATGGAGCGGGTGCCCGATCCCGAGACGGCCACGGCGGTGCTCGCACTGCTGGCGGAGCTGCGCACCGGGATCATCATCGGCTCTGAGTGA
- a CDS encoding low temperature requirement protein A produces MAPAPRFRLIPMRPRDPHEPGRTASTLELFFDLVFVVAVSIAAAQLHHALSEGHIRDGILNYAIVFFGIWWAWMNFTWFATSFDTDDWLYRVLTIVQMGGVLVLASGVAPAFEDHDFSVLILAYVVMRLALGAQWLRASRGAGSARRATLIYAVGVVLVQVLWLAALLLPESVFMIALVVLVLAEISIPVIAERTGSTPWHPHHITERYGLFTLILLGESLLASANAIIEALHETEILGPLIAISALTLIATAALWWIYFWPPHHHAINGLRGSLAYGYGHFFIFAAAGAFSAGIEVEIDVLAGKSELAAPYASFAYTIPIAIFVLGVWVLAIRPCAGRAVNIALPAAGLLVLIDPLIPVPFALTAVILALAVAVLVWRPPVERDSAS; encoded by the coding sequence ATGGCGCCAGCACCCCGCTTCAGGCTCATCCCGATGCGCCCGCGAGACCCCCATGAGCCGGGCCGGACGGCGTCGACGCTCGAGCTGTTCTTCGACCTCGTATTCGTCGTCGCGGTCAGCATCGCGGCCGCACAACTGCACCACGCGCTCAGCGAGGGGCACATTCGCGACGGGATCCTCAACTACGCCATCGTGTTCTTCGGGATCTGGTGGGCGTGGATGAACTTCACCTGGTTCGCCACGTCGTTCGACACCGACGACTGGCTGTACCGGGTGCTCACCATCGTGCAGATGGGCGGCGTGCTCGTGCTCGCCTCCGGCGTCGCTCCGGCCTTCGAGGATCACGACTTCTCCGTGCTGATCCTCGCGTATGTCGTGATGCGCCTGGCCCTGGGCGCGCAATGGCTGCGCGCCTCGCGAGGTGCCGGGAGCGCGCGTCGGGCGACGCTCATCTACGCGGTCGGGGTCGTGCTGGTCCAAGTGCTCTGGCTCGCAGCACTGCTGCTCCCGGAATCGGTCTTCATGATCGCACTCGTCGTGCTCGTCCTCGCGGAGATCAGCATCCCCGTCATCGCGGAGCGCACCGGATCCACGCCCTGGCACCCGCACCACATCACCGAGCGCTACGGGCTGTTCACACTGATCCTGCTCGGCGAGAGCCTGCTCGCCTCGGCCAACGCCATTATCGAGGCTCTGCATGAGACCGAGATCCTCGGCCCGCTCATCGCGATCTCCGCGCTCACCCTCATCGCGACCGCGGCGCTGTGGTGGATCTATTTCTGGCCTCCCCACCACCACGCGATCAACGGCCTCAGGGGTTCCCTCGCCTACGGCTACGGTCACTTCTTCATCTTCGCGGCCGCCGGAGCCTTCTCGGCCGGGATCGAGGTCGAGATCGACGTCCTCGCGGGCAAGAGCGAGCTCGCCGCTCCCTACGCCTCGTTCGCCTACACGATTCCCATCGCCATCTTCGTGCTCGGCGTGTGGGTGCTGGCGATCCGCCCGTGCGCCGGGAGAGCGGTGAACATCGCGCTGCCCGCGGCCGGCCTGCTGGTGCTCATAGACCCGCTGATCCCGGTCCCATTCGCACTGACGGCGGTGATCCTCGCGCTCGCAGTGGCTGTGCTGGTCTGGCGTCCGCCGGTCGAGCGCGACTCCGCGTCCTAG
- a CDS encoding MerR family transcriptional regulator: MSVQTAAAPLTVGAVAGLVGVSIRTLHHWDEIGLVHPSNRTAAGYRSYSADDIGRIYRVLVYRELGFSLAAIAELLDDPTVDAEQHLREQRRLLDEQITQLQHTANAVDRLLSLKEAGAAPTLQQQAEIFGRSWRQDWAVEAQERWGGSGEWRQFKENAEALTSAERVALHETGEALYGEIAEAVRAGIAPTSPEAAALAVRHREMFGRLFTCTPSMHALLGRMFVDDPRFRAFFDGVEPGLSVWLRDAIFAVSRAAGVDPYTAVWE, encoded by the coding sequence ATGTCCGTGCAGACCGCTGCGGCGCCGTTGACCGTCGGCGCAGTCGCCGGCCTGGTCGGGGTCAGCATTCGCACCCTGCACCACTGGGATGAGATCGGCCTTGTGCACCCATCGAACCGCACGGCTGCCGGATACCGCAGCTACTCGGCAGACGACATCGGCCGCATCTACCGGGTACTGGTCTACCGCGAGCTCGGGTTCAGTCTCGCCGCGATCGCGGAGCTCCTGGACGATCCCACGGTCGATGCAGAGCAGCACCTCCGCGAGCAGCGCCGTCTCCTCGATGAGCAGATCACGCAACTGCAGCACACGGCGAATGCGGTGGATCGCCTGCTCTCGCTCAAAGAGGCCGGCGCCGCGCCGACCTTGCAGCAGCAAGCGGAGATCTTCGGGCGATCCTGGCGGCAGGACTGGGCCGTCGAGGCGCAGGAGCGCTGGGGCGGCTCCGGAGAGTGGCGGCAGTTCAAGGAGAACGCGGAGGCGCTCACCTCCGCGGAGCGCGTCGCGCTCCATGAGACCGGCGAAGCGCTCTACGGGGAGATCGCGGAGGCAGTGCGAGCAGGCATCGCTCCGACGAGCCCGGAGGCTGCCGCATTGGCCGTGCGCCATCGAGAGATGTTCGGGAGGCTCTTCACCTGCACGCCGTCGATGCACGCGCTGCTCGGCCGTATGTTCGTGGACGATCCGCGCTTCCGCGCGTTCTTCGACGGTGTCGAACCGGGGCTGAGCGTTTGGCTGCGGGATGCGATCTTCGCAGTCTCCCGCGCGGCCGGCGTCGATCCGTATACCGCGGTGTGGGAGTAG
- a CDS encoding Hsp20/alpha crystallin family protein — protein sequence MATYTPFREMERIADSLFNEPLRGPRQMPMDLYRDGDHYLLTADLPGMDPGSVDIDVDGQLLTIRAERTLPSTENVKWITRERTSGSFLRQLSLGQGIDTERISASYDNGVLCVTIPVSERAKPRKVEVTSANGSAASQTLEADSGADKQQLENSPA from the coding sequence ATGGCAACCTACACCCCCTTCCGTGAGATGGAACGCATCGCCGACAGCCTGTTCAACGAGCCCCTGCGCGGACCGCGGCAGATGCCCATGGATCTCTATCGCGACGGCGACCACTACCTGCTGACCGCTGACCTGCCCGGCATGGATCCGGGCTCCGTCGACATCGATGTGGACGGCCAGTTGCTGACGATCCGCGCCGAGCGCACTCTGCCGAGCACCGAGAACGTGAAGTGGATCACCCGCGAGCGCACCTCGGGCAGCTTCCTGCGTCAGCTCAGCCTCGGCCAGGGCATCGATACCGAGCGCATCAGCGCCAGCTACGACAACGGCGTGCTGTGCGTGACGATCCCGGTCAGCGAGCGGGCGAAGCCGCGTAAGGTGGAGGTCACCAGCGCGAACGGCAGCGCAGCGTCGCAGACGCTGGAGGCAGACAGCGGGGCGGACAAGCAGCAGCTGGAGAACAGCCCCGCGTAA
- a CDS encoding dihydrofolate reductase family protein: MARARIHNQFVSLDGFSAGDHVTFDRPIGDAGALFSWFDGRVIEGVHRVADPVTLDRALFSMWGQGIGAEIMGRRKFGPQSGPWPDDGWRGWWGDEPPFKTPCFILTHHPREPMVFANGTSFHFIDADPAEALRRASEAADGRDVRIGGGPSTIRQFLRADLVDFMHVVVVPITLGRGVHLWDDVVGIEDRFTIESVSSSSGLTHQLWNRKQ, encoded by the coding sequence ATGGCTCGCGCACGCATACATAATCAGTTCGTGTCTCTCGACGGCTTCTCGGCGGGCGACCACGTGACGTTCGACCGCCCGATCGGAGACGCCGGCGCCCTCTTCAGCTGGTTCGACGGCCGCGTCATCGAGGGCGTTCACCGGGTCGCCGATCCGGTGACGCTGGATCGTGCCCTGTTCAGCATGTGGGGGCAGGGCATCGGCGCGGAGATCATGGGGCGCCGCAAGTTCGGCCCGCAGAGCGGGCCCTGGCCCGACGACGGGTGGCGTGGATGGTGGGGCGACGAGCCGCCCTTCAAGACCCCCTGCTTCATACTCACGCACCACCCGCGCGAGCCCATGGTGTTCGCGAACGGCACGAGCTTCCACTTCATCGACGCCGACCCGGCCGAGGCGCTGCGCCGCGCGAGCGAGGCCGCCGACGGCAGGGACGTTCGCATCGGGGGCGGGCCCTCGACGATCCGCCAATTCCTGCGCGCCGACCTCGTCGACTTCATGCACGTCGTGGTCGTGCCGATCACGCTGGGTCGCGGCGTGCACCTCTGGGACGACGTCGTGGGGATCGAGGATCGCTTCACGATCGAATCGGTCAGCAGTTCGAGCGGGCTGACCCACCAGCTGTGGAACCGGAAGCAGTAG
- a CDS encoding carboxylate-amine ligase: MSHTDGTRDTGGLATDEFRSFGVEEEYLLLDAAHGAPTDLAADMVRSAPHSVAPAEREFFSSQLETATQVCRTADEALETLTGFRTALSREAADRGIVLAGSGLPPVGGEAAGTVTPKSRYRELGEQLRNAAAYQYVTGTHVHVEIPSPDAGVEVLARLAPWAPALLAMTANSPLWCGEPTGFASWRHVMNMSWPVAGFPPEFDSGEAYARSVEQLVESGVLLDSGVVTWLARLSQNFPTMELRIADAQLEAEDAVCFAVLVRALVDRALSEAEAGEPRPSIAHGLVNGAIWMAARDGLGAQLIDPLTARPEPAFDTLERMAASVENELRRTGDHDRVSRYLDRLRRTGGPARRQLERFEAEGLEGLIGLYRESSR; encoded by the coding sequence ATGAGCCACACCGACGGTACGCGCGACACCGGCGGGCTCGCAACCGACGAGTTCCGCAGTTTCGGGGTCGAGGAGGAGTACCTGCTGCTCGACGCAGCGCACGGTGCCCCGACCGATCTCGCCGCCGACATGGTGCGGTCGGCTCCGCACTCCGTGGCGCCGGCCGAGCGGGAGTTCTTCTCGAGCCAGCTGGAGACCGCGACGCAGGTGTGCCGCACCGCCGATGAGGCGCTGGAGACCCTTACCGGGTTCCGCACCGCGCTGTCTCGAGAGGCGGCGGATCGCGGCATCGTCCTCGCAGGCAGCGGCCTGCCGCCCGTCGGCGGTGAAGCCGCAGGAACCGTCACCCCGAAGTCGCGCTACCGCGAACTCGGGGAGCAGCTGCGCAACGCTGCCGCCTACCAGTACGTGACGGGCACGCACGTGCACGTCGAGATCCCCTCGCCCGATGCGGGCGTCGAGGTGCTGGCGCGTCTCGCCCCGTGGGCTCCGGCGCTGCTCGCGATGACGGCGAACTCCCCGCTGTGGTGCGGCGAGCCGACGGGATTCGCCAGTTGGCGCCACGTCATGAACATGTCGTGGCCCGTGGCCGGGTTCCCGCCCGAGTTCGACAGCGGTGAGGCGTACGCGCGCTCCGTCGAGCAGTTGGTCGAGAGCGGCGTGCTGCTCGACTCCGGGGTGGTGACCTGGCTGGCGCGGCTCTCGCAGAACTTCCCCACGATGGAGCTGCGCATCGCCGACGCTCAGCTGGAGGCCGAGGACGCGGTGTGCTTCGCGGTGCTGGTGCGGGCGCTCGTCGATCGGGCGCTGAGCGAGGCCGAGGCGGGAGAGCCGCGCCCGAGTATCGCCCACGGCCTCGTGAACGGCGCGATCTGGATGGCCGCTCGCGACGGGCTCGGAGCGCAGCTCATCGATCCGCTCACCGCACGCCCCGAGCCGGCCTTCGACACGCTCGAGCGGATGGCCGCCTCGGTCGAGAACGAGCTGCGGCGCACCGGTGACCACGATCGGGTCTCCCGCTACCTCGACCGGCTCCGGCGCACGGGCGGGCCGGCGCGGCGCCAGCTCGAACGCTTCGAGGCGGAGGGCCTCGAGGGGCTCATCGGCCTCTATCGCGAGAGTTCGCGCTGA
- a CDS encoding DUF1801 domain-containing protein: MPSSTQQAVEAWLREMSDDRVPLLAELCRIIEQSDGRVVGEIKWNAPSYRIVEHFATTGIERKGGIRLVLHTGAAKRETPLPMREHVEDPTGLLTWKGSDRAVALFSSIEDVCAAREALTAILRQWIAAMPFPDPEAESETSSPAGSETAETDGFPSSLGKVALRALSAEGITRFEQLAERTKKELLALHGVGPKAIRILGEELEARGLSFRGE; encoded by the coding sequence ATGCCCAGCAGCACCCAACAGGCGGTGGAGGCCTGGCTCCGAGAGATGTCCGATGACCGGGTGCCGCTCCTCGCGGAACTGTGCAGGATCATCGAGCAGTCCGACGGCCGCGTCGTCGGAGAGATCAAGTGGAACGCGCCCAGCTACCGTATCGTCGAGCACTTCGCCACCACGGGTATCGAACGCAAGGGCGGCATCCGCCTCGTGCTCCACACTGGAGCGGCGAAACGCGAGACGCCGCTCCCGATGCGGGAGCATGTCGAGGATCCGACGGGGCTGCTGACCTGGAAAGGGTCGGATCGCGCGGTCGCGCTGTTCAGTTCCATCGAAGACGTATGCGCCGCGCGCGAGGCGTTGACAGCGATCCTTCGGCAGTGGATCGCCGCCATGCCCTTCCCTGATCCCGAGGCTGAGTCGGAGACCTCGTCCCCGGCAGGCTCCGAAACGGCAGAGACCGACGGGTTCCCGTCTTCGCTCGGCAAGGTAGCCCTGCGTGCTCTCTCCGCCGAAGGCATCACGAGGTTCGAACAGCTTGCGGAACGCACGAAGAAAGAGCTTCTCGCTCTGCACGGTGTCGGCCCGAAGGCGATCCGGATTCTGGGCGAGGAGCTCGAAGCCAGGGGGCTGAGTTTCCGGGGTGAGTGA
- a CDS encoding TrmH family RNA methyltransferase — protein sequence MTGTLLDASATNGASTGIIENLRHPAVRRITDVLRSQTARPRTILIDDEENIAQALRAGLRLLALYATAGYAEAARRLQQGIPSISLHVLGDEVARSVFGREKAARLFALAQAPAPTSWRDLSTRRGDVLVLDGVRIAGNIGAILRSARAFDTAGIVLIDSGLTTVYDRRLIRASRGLVFTIPALITTRTELARFLRAERIPLASLSADAGTSLETISRLRGRIAVLLGSERAGASGELTSIATHRYAVPMSPDVESLNVSVAAGIALYERQRSR from the coding sequence ATGACCGGTACCCTACTCGACGCAAGCGCTACGAATGGCGCGTCCACGGGGATCATCGAGAACCTCCGGCATCCGGCGGTGAGGAGAATCACCGACGTGCTTCGCTCGCAGACCGCCCGCCCCAGGACGATCCTCATCGACGATGAAGAGAACATCGCACAGGCACTCCGCGCAGGGCTTCGTCTACTCGCGCTGTACGCGACTGCCGGGTACGCAGAAGCGGCTCGTCGACTGCAGCAGGGCATCCCCTCGATCTCACTGCATGTCCTCGGCGACGAGGTGGCGCGATCGGTCTTCGGACGGGAGAAAGCCGCTCGGCTGTTCGCGCTCGCACAGGCACCCGCGCCTACGAGCTGGCGCGATCTCAGCACCCGCCGCGGAGATGTGCTCGTGCTCGACGGCGTCCGGATCGCGGGCAACATCGGCGCGATCCTCCGCTCAGCCCGCGCCTTCGACACCGCCGGCATCGTGCTCATCGACAGCGGCCTGACCACGGTCTACGATCGAAGGCTGATCCGCGCCAGCCGAGGGCTCGTCTTCACAATCCCGGCACTCATCACGACACGAACCGAACTCGCCCGCTTTCTCCGGGCGGAGCGGATCCCGCTCGCCAGCCTGAGCGCGGATGCCGGCACCTCTCTCGAAACGATCTCAAGGTTGCGGGGACGGATCGCGGTACTGCTGGGCTCGGAACGGGCCGGCGCATCCGGAGAGCTCACGAGCATCGCTACGCACCGGTACGCGGTTCCCATGTCGCCCGACGTGGAGTCGTTGAACGTGTCAGTCGCCGCGGGCATCGCCCTGTACGAGCGCCAGCGCAGTCGATGA
- a CDS encoding alpha/beta fold hydrolase produces MTRTPVMGPLIPPGAESRCIDTSLGRVHLLHAGTPHAERVPLVLVHGGGGDAASVSWYRLIEPLSRGREVWAIDLPGFGGSMDLDGVGSAARMAGIVSEVIDRAVGAPVAAIGVSMGGDVVLNLGLDHPECVRGIVAIAPGGLLSRFRSPVVHALTWWATRWPDWLMLPLSRVANRFVRSSLRAMVRDPEVIPPEVVEEFVRLSRHPRGAIGYLRYNQASIGRGRMLNDLTGRIGELRMPALFFHGMEDPLVNPQDSVRAAAAIPGAKLVLQPDCGHWAQLEAHDAFLAALLPFLDEIDGQDRGGP; encoded by the coding sequence ATGACTCGTACTCCCGTCATGGGGCCTCTCATCCCGCCGGGGGCCGAGTCGCGATGTATCGACACGAGCCTCGGGAGGGTGCACCTGCTGCACGCAGGTACCCCGCACGCCGAGCGCGTTCCGCTGGTGCTCGTGCACGGCGGCGGGGGCGATGCCGCGTCTGTTTCCTGGTACCGCCTGATCGAGCCGCTCTCCCGAGGCAGGGAGGTGTGGGCGATCGATCTGCCCGGCTTCGGCGGCAGCATGGACCTCGACGGCGTGGGCAGCGCCGCCCGCATGGCCGGGATCGTCTCCGAGGTCATCGACAGAGCGGTCGGTGCGCCTGTTGCGGCGATCGGCGTCTCGATGGGCGGGGACGTGGTGCTGAATCTCGGCCTCGATCATCCGGAATGCGTGCGGGGTATCGTCGCCATCGCGCCCGGGGGTCTGCTCTCCCGGTTCCGCTCTCCCGTGGTCCATGCGCTCACCTGGTGGGCGACACGCTGGCCGGACTGGCTGATGCTGCCGCTCAGCCGGGTCGCGAACCGCTTCGTCCGAAGTTCGCTGCGCGCGATGGTGCGCGATCCCGAGGTCATTCCGCCCGAGGTCGTCGAGGAGTTCGTGCGCCTCTCCCGGCATCCTCGAGGTGCGATCGGCTATTTGCGCTACAACCAGGCCTCCATCGGGCGCGGACGCATGCTGAACGATCTCACCGGTCGTATCGGCGAGCTGCGCATGCCGGCGCTGTTCTTCCACGGGATGGAGGATCCGCTGGTGAATCCTCAGGACTCCGTGCGCGCGGCGGCGGCGATCCCCGGCGCGAAGCTCGTGCTGCAACCCGATTGCGGGCACTGGGCCCAGCTCGAAGCGCACGACGCGTTCCTCGCGGCGCTCCTCCCGTTCCTGGACGAGATCGACGGACAGGATCGCGGAGGGCCATGA